The stretch of DNA aaatatttgTGTTTTTTAAGAGATTTAATTTGATACAAATACTCCAAAAGTTTTAAGAAATCTTCTTTATTAGACCAAGTGTACTTACATGTAGGGTTGTTTTCATCTCAAAGTAGTGTAAATGTTTATGATAAGTTGAGATTTGAGAATGTGAAGTTTCAATAAGAAGATATTTTGTGATTCACAAATTTTCGTGGAAGACAGTACTATCCATCAGACCATCACAAGCTTATAACGAGTCAAATATTACTTCCATAGATAAATAGAAACacatttttttgtgattttttaggtactttaatttatgttttatCTACCCAAGTGGATAATATATAACCTGTTACAAATTTGTGAGGGATAGATCAAAGCGTCTTGCTTATGAcaggctaatcccgtcacaagctgaagacctctcacaaaaagggagacctctcacaaaaagggagaggggacaaggtggggcacccccatgtgcttccccactcacctcttatgggtattttgtgagagaaaataatatctgtcacaagcttgtgacgaatatcgccgtcttcaatgagattttgtgcggatatatatatatacgtcaCAACTCATAAGGAGACTTATTGTTTGTGATTATAATGTTATCGTCGGCATGGGACCGACCTTGATCATGCTCTCTCATTTAAAGGTTGGGCTCTCACCTGAGGTGAACTACTATGCAAATTTGACCCAATATGTGGCTTGAAACATGCCCATAAATCATGATtaactctttttctttttcactttttcttttaataATTTAGGccgactgttttttttttttctttttttttttagttttaaaGAGGCACAAATCACAGTACAAGTATATGTGGAAGAAGGATTGAACCTGTATACTTTCGTCTTAACTATTAGGCTAATATCTTAACTAGTCACTTTGGCTAAATTTTGTCACTTTATCATGTCCATATAATTTAGGGTGGATAGATATCACCCATAATTATGAGAGCAGTTATAATTTTAAGTCTTCAATTGATTTTTCTACCCTCAAAGGCCTTACGGCCTTGCCCCCTCTGTCGGACAAGATTTTTGGGATTTTTAGCTAAATTCTTCTGAAATTTCTTCGActatatcttatataattaaccGTATGTTCCTTTTAAGTCCAAATCTTGATTCTGCCACTGGTCCTCTCCATTGTGGCTATTATGTCCTTGACTACTGGCTGCTCCTCTCAAGCACGTGTTGAAATGCATGACTTTCAATTTTTGAGGCCCATGATATATGGACCTAGCCTACAACTACAAGACATAATGCCAGGGTACATGCTCTTCCAAAGGGCTTATCCTTGTTAACAAAAACACAAAATGGAGCTGGTTTTGACGTGCTATATTTTCAGTCGTCTTATATAAGAATTTGTGAAATATAATATCTTAGTGAAAATATATTATAGCCTTTTAGATGATCGGTGAAATAATCCGACTCTTGCTTGAATGAACCGGGACTGCGTTTTACTAACATACAAAAGAATAAGACGCGTACTTGTAAGATTGTAtctatgttgtgaattatactactCTATAGTAGTTAAAATCGCGATTTAAAATAAGAAACACGATCAGGATCGGCGTAAGATTGTCTAGGGGTAGTTAGCGCAAGTTCATGGGTTCGAGGGCTGAAATAATGTGTCGGTAATGGTCTAAATTATAAATGTCTAATGCACATAGCATACGGTTTTGGGACGATGCTTGGTTATCGGGACCATCTTCAACCCAACCCCCGGTGTCAAATCTTcgttttttcacgtttttttccgTTTTACAAGTATTCATTCATGTATTCGTGAAGTGGGAAGAACACAGTAAAATAGAAATTCGTATTTGATAGACTGTACATAAATcgccacaaaaaaaaaatgaacgcTACAAAAAAAAACCGACAAAAAGACAATTATTATAGTTGAGACTAAACCCCACGATAGTGAAATGCATTACTATTGTTGCTAAAAACTTAGTTGCATTTGGGCAGGGCCATGTCCAACAGCATAAAAACAAGACTTACAAGTTTCTCAAAAATAATCCCACTACATTAATTatcacaccaaaaaaaaaaaaaaacgtcaccatctcgCTTTTAAAAGAATTATTACCCTACCGAGAACATTATTTACtcaaataataatatcaataaaatcGCCTTAAAATGTAGCACGTTTAAGAGACGTAACAGTAACATTCGAACCCAAAGGCGAATTTTTAACATCGATCTCAAATGAATCGTACCTCATAAATAACTCAACCAACAATAACCTGGCAACCAACACGACAAAGTCTTTTCCAACGCATTGTTTATTATGAACCGTTGGGCTTTCATTTTCCGGTCCATTGGACCACAACACATGTTTCAATAATTTTTCCCCTTCCTCACCAATAAACCGGTCCGGAACAAATTCATCCCCCTTCTCAAATATTTTCGGGTCCCTAGTCGCAAACGGCTGGAACCCGTATAATAATTCACCCTTTTTAACCTCGAAAGCCGCGTCATGCGACTCAATAATCATATCATTCTTAACTCGACCGTATTGCGAACTGACAGGTGGCTCAATCCGAAGCGCCTCGTAAACAACTGATTTTAATAACGGCATTTGCTCTGTACCCATCATAGTAACTTTTCCACCATTGGACCGGACCACGGACCGGACTTCTTCAGCGAGCCGGCGATGTAATTTCACCCCGGCCCGACCGATTTGTTTGATCATATTAGGAAAAAATATTTTCATCCCACCAAAAGAATTAAAACACGTGGCGAACAATAAGTTGTGACATGCTTCGTCACGTGATATTCCGAGTTTAGCGGCCTCTTCTAATAAACCGGGACTATTTTGGTAAAAAAAATTGTACAGTTTTTGGTAatctttttttattaattttggtGGTAAACGAAAACTATGAATTGTGAGCTCTTGAATGCATTTGGGTAGCCCAAGATTGAGTAATGGGCCTAATTGGAATAAAACCCATTTAGAAATAATCCCAGGCCCACTCGACCCGAGTTCCGAGTCGAGTGGATTAGCTCCGAACCAAGCCCGAGCTAAAAAATTAAATGCGGCTTGATCATTAGCATCATTAAATTTGGCTTTACCGTGGGTCGATAATTCATTTTCCAATTGGTCAAAAAACTCGGAATAACTCGACTCGAATTCTGGGAGAACCCGTTGTCGGGTTGATTTTAATAAAGTGAACATAAGTTGTTTTAATTTTTCGTGATTTGGTTCGGACGGGTCGAGGTACGATAGTACTCGGTATCCGCCCGTTAATTCAACGGACGGCATAAATGTACCCGTAAATAGGTCTTTTTTTTCAACCTTAGAAATGTCAAAAAGAGTTGGGAAACTCTTACCATCGAGTAAAACGACGACGTTTGATTCCTTTGATATGGTTGGTCCAGGTGGCATGTTGACTCTGAAAACTGTTGACTTGTATTTTTGTATCCTTGATTTGAAAAACTCTTCCCTTCCTTGTTTGTAAAAATAGTCTTGTCGGTCCAGTATTGGACCGACAATAGGAAGACCCCGGTCACCCGGGATCTTCCTAATTGGAAGGTGTTTCGACTCGGCCGATTCCGTACTTGACGGAATCGCTACCGTAGCGAATACCCTTTGTCGTCGATGTGGAACACTCACATGCTGTAACACTGGGTTTTGAATGCCTAGTGATGACGAAGTTGTGATTAAATGAGAAACAAAAgccatttatttttttatttttttgtttggtATGACAACCAGTATATGATATGATACGATATGATATGATGTACGATTTTGTGTAAGTGGGTTTGAAAGTGGAGATATATATAGAGATATGAAAGTAGTGACTCGTGCTTTAATGTTAATGGCAAAAGAAATGAGTGGAAGGAGAAAACGGCCGGACGGTGTATGAAAAAGAGTaatgaatgaaatgaatgaaagaaagaataaatgaataatggGGAATGAGGGAAGTGTTGAAAATGAAACACATAATAAATAGGCAACAAAATTTGATAAAATAGTGGTCAAATGTGTGTAAAATTTAGAGTatgattttttggatttttgattagTATAAAGGTGGACGGATATGTTGTTGTTGGTGTAATGCTCTTTTCAACGAGGAAGGAGGTTGGAATGTATTATTGACTCAAATTTAAGTAAGAAATTCATGTTTTTTTGTGAAGTAGGTAACTTCGTAAGTCTCGGTTCGTTGTTTTAAGACGGTTGTATCTGTCTTacaattaaaacgagttaaataaTACTTTctccattttttaatatatgacgttttacatttatgaggtaagcctttgactttaatatttagataaatatatttgttcaaaaattataaaaatgttaccattaaattccttacgaaaaactatttcatactccctccagttttttatatatgtcattctcacatttcgagacagtcacttctctcttcaatatctctcaaaatatatgAACTAATAATATGAAATGTATACTCTTATGAAAACAAATTTCATGACGAATCTAACTATatgatttttataattttttctagaatattttttcataaaaatcaaagtcaaagacttacctcgtaaaacgaaaacgtcatatataaaataatggagggagtatgagtaTATATATCATAataattagtcttatattttaagagatattgaagagagaagggagtatctcgaaatgtgagaaagtcatatataaaaaatagagggagtattgcATTTGGTTTACATCTGGCAAACGGATCAACGGAATCGAGTTCAGGTTGGGTCAATTTCAAATTTAGCAGATTCATGTCGAGTTTAACATTGTGAATAAAGAGAGTTACTATTGGGATTATGAGGAAGGAGGTTGGAATGTGATATATTGACTAAAATTTAAGTAAGAAATTCATGTTTTTTTGTGAAGTTTGATAAGTTTATAGTTTATACTCTTCTCTAAACTTTGTGGAATTTTTATTGTTATATGAAAATTAGAAAGAATTTTGTTGTAGTTGAGATAAGATTGAAGTAAGAATGACCAAAACTCTAATTCAATTAAATTGCTTTAATAAAGTTGATTTAACTTTATAAGTCTTGTAGATTATCATTCAATCTAACTTCCGTATTTCAGTAGGTATTTTAAGAGCATACAATGGAGGTATTGATGTAAATACAAAGTAAATAATCATTTTTATATGACAAGGGGATCCGCAGTTGCTACCTTTGGCGCGCATTGGGTAACCTCCGGATATACGTAATAGCCTGCACACCACGTATACTAGGAAAGTCACCTTAAGAGTGATAAGATCGAAATTTAGAAGGCATAACCGCAGGCCATAAACTTTCACAAAATTACTTTTAGAGAGACTTTAACTTGAGTCCTTTTGAAAATTTTACCCAAATATTAACCACTAAAATCTAGCCTTGCGAACAAGTAAATGATCATTGATCTAGCCAAAGCTTGAGACAAAGGGCGTAATAACGTTACTAAAATAAACAAATCATTGATTAAGGCAGAACCACCAGTTTTAATTTTGACTGAGAAGAAAATTTGAGACAGTCTTCTCACAGATAACAAAGCTCGATGAATTAATTACTGCAAGTTTAAACACAAAAACAtcagagagacggtctctcaatagcgttattgaaaGACCCCACATAAGATGGAGCCaaaattctctccatttcctaaaaagaaatggagaggccattACCTATCAACGGCTAAGATTGTATCGTATCAACATCGAACGGTTCACGATTTATACATAAAAATAAAGGGTTAATAGAGTTAGAtgagataatattattaaatgggtttgtgagaggaaatggagagaaaagaaatggagaggatccttgtTGCATAAGATGGGATGAGAGACCCACTGAATTATTTTTTCCCTATTATATCTCTTACTAAATTAGTGGAGACAGTCTCTCATTAAATTAGCTTAaatatgagaatcccaaatctctCAAACCGGTCTTATGCGACAAATTTTCAAAATCATGTAGTTTTGTCATTGTAAAATATTTTCCCATTTATAAACATACGAGTTTAAACTCCTCGTGTAACTAATTAACTAATAGGAGTATCAAAGTGTGTTTCATTTACATAAACAATGAACATATATATGTTTATTATCGCCTAAACTTCTGAACTAAAACGCAATGCCTTAAATCCTTGCAAATCCCTCAACTACAACCTTTGAACCTCGATTTAGCCTGTTAGCCTCGTCTTTTTCAGTGCACTTTGGTTGAGTTCAGGCcccaataaattaaattaaattcactttagttcatttttactTTTCATTTTGTTTTAATTCAGTTTCTATAAATTTAATTCAATAATCCTATAAATAAATTCTATTCAGCTCATATAACTTCGATCCGAATAAGGGCATTTAATTTTCGTACCATCAAACATAAGGACTAGGGGTAGGGACTAGGGAGGAGTGAGGACCCTAAAATTAGTACGTGTACTATTGAAGAGTACCCGTgattgtgtaatactccgtactaACTAATAAGAGCATCTGCAAAGGTGAGGTGCCCCATattttctctctctttctcttattCGTCCATCTCATTTTCTACTAACTTTTCTATCTACCCTCCCTAATTTAAATCTACATCTATGCAACAATGGGGCTCCCCAACAATATTAATTTACACCTAAAAATTTGGAAACCTCTCAAAAAGTATACAAATTAACCTTACTTTTTCTTTGGAGACCTCCCCTAAAAACGGTGGAACCTCATATTATGGAGAGGTATGTGCAATGGTGAGGATCCCCATTTGATGAGAGAGATGGCATTTGGGGAGGTAAGTTCCCagctttgcggatgctctaagatAGTAGTGTAGGACATATTTGAAGTACTCCCTCCATCTcattcatttgttatctattcgTTTTGACACAAAGATAAAGAAATGACAAAAAAGAGAGAAAACACTTACCTGCTTCTAAGGTCTTGTGTAAATATACCaaaaatagaaatagataacaattgactgaTACCTCAAAAAGGAAATAGATAATAATTGACGGACCGGGAGGTAGTATATAAAATTGCCAAAACGGATTTTCTTAAAAAGAAAAGTCAAAGGGATTGGTGTCCGTACACACGAGTATATGATTGCCGTCCAAGGCCGCAATGAATCAAACATGGCTCGTGTTGCCTTGTTTGTTTTAAAGTTGGTAGAGTTGTGTTCAAAGTCTTGAAACATCAAAGTCTAGTCAATCTCCGTCCAAGTTCCAACTTCCAACTATCACAAATTTAGCCACCTTACGTATCGGAAAACGATATTCATGAGCACTTAGATCAACTGGTAAGGGGTTGTTTTAACTTAAACAGAGATCTCGTGTTCGAGCCCTGAAAACGCAGCAGTTTAAAACTCATGAAGGAAAACTTTATCGCCCTAGTGGTCCTACCCGGCTCAAATCCGGATTAAACCGGATggtttacacaaaaaaaaaaaaataccggGAAACGATAACATATTAACATCAACAGatgttaattagtttaattgGTGAAGTTATAAAAGGTGGTTTTTATAGCCTGAGTTTAAACCCCATTAACATACATGTCGCCTTGTTGGATCTCTTTgcatcaaataaaaaaaaaatgtgtgATGTCGATTATTATATGAACCTATGTCATTATTGCGTAATGTCTTtttataagaaatgaaataagatTGATTTATTTGGTAAACTTATGTCATCCTATTAGATGAAAGTAAGGAGTGAACATTATGACTTTTAACCTATCACAAAAGAGGTAGGAACAAGTGTTTATCATAAAGTCGGTAATTTATATCACTCGTTATGTGAGAGCATTATTTAATATTAATTATAACTTTAATAAGTTGTTTTTAAGTGTGTGTATATTTTCGAGTGGTATTATGATCACCCTATATATTCTGGACCAGACTAATGTcattaaataagaaaataaaataggttaattaGAATATGACGTACTTATTTATCTTTCCAAATGAAAACCAAGAGTGAAAATAAGTAACCCTTAACCTCTCTCGAAAGAGAGAGACATAAGTGTTTATCAAAAAGCCGGAGGTTTTTTAGCCTCACGGAAATAACGATTGTAACTCGCTTCTTTTGAAAAAGAAAGATTAATTCTACTATTATCGACAACAAAAGAGATTTTCTGTGAAAAATATCTTTCAAAACCCTAGAtgaaattaataatattactGTCAATAGCTAATCTGTTAATAGGCTCAATCAAAAGAACATTAATGTTAATAAGTACTGAAAGCTCCAGGATTGTGACTTTTATTAAATAGTGTATTCAAATTAATTACGCAAATTTTCGGTCCATCGAAATTGGATTGGATTGTTCTCTCAAAAATTCCTAATTTTGTAATTTGGCTACTAATTTCAGTCATAATTCATTAATTCCTAACCAATTTTAGTTAGAAAAATAAAGCACAAGATTAATTGAATAACAAGGAAGAGAATTCGAATACACAACCTACTTAATCACAAACCCTCGACATGTTTTATCTATCACAAATACGTGTTAACCGTAATCATCTTTTTCCATCAATCACTGTTACTTCTTCTACCAAGGATATTTATTTTTCGTTTACTTTTGACATAAATACCAAAGAAGGAAGAAAAATTTTTAAGAAATGCTTAAAGTATAAAAAAATACTCCGTAGCATGCACATGAAATTGAAACGTAACTTTACATATCACAAATACGTGTTAACCGTAATAATCTTTTTCCATCAATCACTGTTATTCTTCTACCACGGATATTTAATTTTCGTTTACTTTTGACATAAATACCAAAGAAAGAAAAATCTCTTCAAGGAGTGCTTAAAGTATAAAAAATAGCATGCACATGAGATTGAAAAGtaattcacaaattctcattgaagacggataaAATCCGCATCTTCAAAGAGACCTTTTACAAAGAGCAAGCGTGAAGGCAAGTGGGGGTTGGGAGAGgggttgtgagaggtcacaagctgaagacggtcAAAAACAATTTGGATTGAAAGTAATTTAACATATCTAAAACAAAAACGCAAGAGAATAACTAAAACATCCAAATAAGAATAACGCACGAAAATACCTAAAACATCCAAAACATCCAAATAAGGATAACGTAAAGAAATGACCGGGACGGTATTTGAGCCAACAAGAATAGGCACAGTTCACGATATGTTGGTACTCCCCATTTTACTTTGCTGTAGGCTGTAGCATAGAAACAACACAAAGGACAGAGACAAGCACCAGAGTTGAACAGATGCTGAAAATGAGCAGTTTAGGCATGTGCTCTTTCTTACCTTGTGATGTGGATTTAAATTTCACATGCTTATTGTTTCTTTAATTCAGCACTCTTCAGTGTTTTCAAGCGTGGATTCCATTATGTGGGCCAATATATCAACTTAATCTAATACACAAATCACAAATTACTCATATAtaataagacggtcttataccGTGAGACGAGTccattttctctccatttcctaaagaGAAATGGAGAGGGAAGTTCCTATCAATGGTTCGGATCGCATTTTAAcaacaatctaatggttttaaatttacgcataaatataaaggaaaatgaggGTGAAaggggaaattattatttaaaaagattgtgagaggaaatggagagaaaggaaatggagaggatccatatCCCCGTGAGACGGTCCATTTTGTAGAAAAACTAATCATTTATTGCTAAAAATGAGTTCTTTTTTCACAGAATGGGACCATCTAACGATATAAAACCGTCTCGTCTCACCCAATAATTACTGAATCTAATAATCAATCCTAACAGTTCTGTACACTGAACCTTGAATGCACGACACAAACGTGCAACTGTTCAACTGCGACAGTGTACAGCAGCCTCCCTCCC from Silene latifolia isolate original U9 population chromosome 10, ASM4854445v1, whole genome shotgun sequence encodes:
- the LOC141604713 gene encoding allene oxide synthase 1, chloroplastic, giving the protein MAFVSHLITTSSSLGIQNPVLQHVSVPHRRQRVFATVAIPSSTESAESKHLPIRKIPGDRGLPIVGPILDRQDYFYKQGREEFFKSRIQKYKSTVFRVNMPPGPTISKESNVVVLLDGKSFPTLFDISKVEKKDLFTGTFMPSVELTGGYRVLSYLDPSEPNHEKLKQLMFTLLKSTRQRVLPEFESSYSEFFDQLENELSTHGKAKFNDANDQAAFNFLARAWFGANPLDSELGSSGPGIISKWVLFQLGPLLNLGLPKCIQELTIHSFRLPPKLIKKDYQKLYNFFYQNSPGLLEEAAKLGISRDEACHNLLFATCFNSFGGMKIFFPNMIKQIGRAGVKLHRRLAEEVRSVVRSNGGKVTMMGTEQMPLLKSVVYEALRIEPPVSSQYGRVKNDMIIESHDAAFEVKKGELLYGFQPFATRDPKIFEKGDEFVPDRFIGEEGEKLLKHVLWSNGPENESPTVHNKQCVGKDFVVLVARLLLVELFMRYDSFEIDVKNSPLGSNVTVTSLKRATF